A DNA window from Hordeum vulgare subsp. vulgare chromosome 1H, MorexV3_pseudomolecules_assembly, whole genome shotgun sequence contains the following coding sequences:
- the LOC123418590 gene encoding transcription factor RAX2-like: protein MGRAPCCDKARVKRGPWSPEEDEQLRGYVRAHGVGGNWIALPHKAGLNRCGKSCRLRWLNYLRPDIRHGGYTEQEDRVICSLYASIGSRWSIIASKLPGRTDNDVKNYWNTKLKKKAMTMPGPQNHHHHAGLGAGAGAGAFSAGPAGSWSQCVPSSLQPAALSPAASGSSSVDTSSSGGDMCFAAAGMYPPPHHMQGFVHVDSSPQTVLAPMPLDVPVAGTWASSSVPGASNVGGMALEDAFLTDLSAYGDLLLGGFGGLLQDNKATAAMELPGACYFPNMAELWAADHAHAHAKPPQGLCNTFT, encoded by the exons ATGGGGCGCGCGCCGTGCTGCGACAAGGCGAGGGTGAAGCGGGGGCcgtggtcgccggaggaggacgagcagcTGCGGGGCTACGTCCGGGCCCATGGCGTCGGCGGCAACTGGATCGCCCTGCCGCACAAAGCAG GGCTGAACCGGTGCGGCAAGAGCTGCCGCCTGCGGTGGCTCAACTACCTGAGGCCGGACATCCGGCACGGCGGCTACACGGAGCAGGAGGACCGCGTCATATGCTCCCTCTACGCCTCCATCGGCAGCCGCTGGTCCATCATCGCCTCCAAGCTCCCCGGCCGCACCGACAACGACGTCAAGAACTACTGGAACACCAAGCTCAAGAAGAAGGCCATGACCATGCCTGGCCctcaaaaccaccaccaccacgccggccTCGGAGCCGGTGCCGGAGCCGGAGCCTTCTCCGCAGGTCCTGCCGGGTCCTGGAGCCAATGCGTGCCGTCCTCCCTGCAGCCCGCGGCGCTCTCGCCGGCGGCGTCCGGCTCCTCCTCCGTCGACACCAGCTCATCAGGCGGCGACATGTGCTTCGCCGCCGCCGGCATGTACCCGCCGCCGCACCACATGCAGGGCTTCGTGCACGTAGACTCGTCGCCGCAGACCGTGCTTGCGCCCATGCCGCTGGACGTCCCCGTCGCCGGCACCTGGGCGTCGTCGTCCGTGCCTGGAGCGAGCAACGTCGGCGGCATGGCGCTGGAGGACGCATTCCTAACAGACCTCAGCGCCTACGGCGACCTGCTGCTCGGCGGGTTCGGCGGGCTGCTGCAGGACAACAAGGCCACCGCCGCCATGGAGCTCCCCGGGGCGTGCTACTTCCCCAACATGGCGGAGTTGTGGGCCGCCGACCACGCCCACGCCCATGCCAAGCCGCCGCAGGGCCTCTGCAACACGTTCACATAG